The Vicinamibacteria bacterium genome includes a window with the following:
- a CDS encoding molybdopterin oxidoreductase family protein, whose translation MANTRTHFRTCNLCEAMCGIAIDVEGPRILAIRGDKEDPFSQGHICPKAVALKDVHEDPDRLRRPLRRTGATWEEVGWEEALSLAAEGLAAVQRVHGRNAVAVYQGNPVVHNYGSLLFGQLLLKSLGTRSRFSATSVDQLPHMLASYLMFGHQLLLPVPDLDRTDFLLILGANPVASNGSLLTAPGVEKRLRALRARGGHIVVVDPRRSETAALADRHFPIRPGADAFLLLALLQVIFQEERIREGRLLPLTDGLRAVAEAVGPFSPEAVAEHTGIEARAIRVLARDFAAAPAAVAYGRVGVSTQEFGGLCCWLINVLNIVTGNLDRAGGAMFARPAADIVAFADRIGQRGHFDKGRSRVRGLPEFGGEWPLAVLAEEIETTGPGQIRALVTSAGNPVLSAPNGARLDRALKGLDFMVSIDVYLNETTRHAHLILPPTFALEHANYDLVFHALAVRNTAKYSPALFPAATGAREDWKILLDLATALEVARDGRRLRPALKRALLKAIGPDGVVAFLLRDGPYGAGWLPFRRGLTLSAVRGAPHGIDLGALEPCLPDRLYTRGKRIDLAPSRLVEDVARARTALAAPRPTGLRLIGRRDLRSNNSWMHNSPRLTKGRDRCTLYMHPADARDRGLENGRRVRVTSRAGSVVAPLEVTEAMMPGVVSLPHGWGHDREGTRLTVARATPGVSLNDLTDERLVDALCGNAGFSGVPVQVAAFG comes from the coding sequence ATGGCCAACACGCGGACCCACTTCCGCACCTGCAACCTCTGTGAGGCCATGTGCGGCATCGCCATTGATGTGGAGGGCCCCCGGATCCTCGCCATCCGGGGGGACAAGGAGGATCCCTTCAGCCAAGGCCACATATGCCCCAAGGCCGTGGCCCTGAAGGACGTTCACGAAGACCCCGACCGCTTGCGTCGGCCGCTGCGCCGGACGGGGGCGACCTGGGAGGAGGTGGGCTGGGAGGAGGCCCTGTCCTTGGCCGCGGAGGGGCTGGCCGCGGTGCAACGGGTCCACGGGCGGAACGCAGTGGCCGTGTACCAGGGCAACCCGGTCGTCCACAACTACGGCTCCCTGCTCTTTGGCCAGCTCCTCCTCAAGAGCCTGGGCACGCGCAGCCGCTTCTCCGCCACCTCCGTGGATCAGCTCCCCCACATGCTGGCCTCCTACTTGATGTTCGGACACCAACTCCTTTTGCCCGTCCCCGACCTCGACCGCACGGACTTCCTGCTCATCCTGGGCGCCAACCCGGTTGCCTCCAACGGCAGCCTCCTCACCGCTCCCGGCGTGGAGAAGCGGCTCCGCGCCCTCCGGGCCCGCGGCGGACACATCGTGGTCGTCGACCCGCGTCGATCGGAAACCGCCGCCCTCGCCGACCGCCACTTCCCCATCCGGCCCGGCGCCGATGCCTTCCTGCTCCTCGCGCTGCTCCAAGTGATTTTCCAGGAGGAACGGATCCGGGAGGGGAGGCTCCTCCCCCTCACGGACGGGCTCCGGGCGGTGGCGGAAGCGGTGGGGCCGTTCTCCCCCGAGGCGGTGGCCGAGCACACGGGAATCGAAGCCCGGGCCATCCGCGTGCTGGCCCGGGACTTCGCGGCCGCCCCCGCCGCCGTGGCCTATGGCCGGGTCGGTGTCTCCACCCAGGAGTTCGGCGGCCTCTGCTGCTGGCTTATCAACGTGCTCAATATCGTGACGGGCAACCTCGACCGCGCGGGGGGCGCCATGTTCGCGCGCCCCGCCGCCGACATTGTGGCCTTCGCCGACCGGATCGGCCAGCGCGGGCATTTCGATAAGGGGCGCAGCCGCGTTCGCGGCCTCCCGGAGTTCGGCGGCGAGTGGCCGCTGGCCGTGCTCGCGGAGGAGATCGAGACCACGGGCCCGGGCCAGATACGCGCCCTCGTGACGAGCGCGGGCAACCCCGTCCTTTCCGCCCCCAACGGAGCCCGGCTCGACCGCGCCCTCAAAGGGCTGGACTTCATGGTCTCGATCGATGTGTACCTGAACGAGACCACGCGCCATGCGCACCTCATCCTGCCCCCCACGTTCGCCCTTGAGCACGCGAACTACGACCTCGTGTTCCACGCCCTCGCGGTGCGCAACACCGCCAAGTATTCCCCCGCCCTTTTCCCGGCCGCGACCGGAGCGCGGGAGGACTGGAAGATCCTGCTCGATCTTGCCACCGCCCTGGAGGTGGCCCGCGACGGGCGGCGGCTCCGCCCGGCCCTGAAGCGCGCGCTTCTCAAGGCCATCGGGCCCGACGGTGTCGTGGCCTTCCTCCTCCGCGACGGACCCTACGGCGCGGGCTGGCTGCCGTTTCGCCGGGGCCTGACCCTGAGCGCGGTGAGAGGGGCTCCCCACGGGATCGACCTGGGGGCCCTCGAGCCCTGCCTGCCCGACCGCCTCTACACGCGCGGGAAGCGGATTGACCTAGCGCCCTCCCGGCTGGTCGAAGACGTGGCGCGCGCCCGCACTGCCCTGGCCGCCCCGAGGCCGACGGGACTGCGTCTCATCGGCCGCCGCGACCTGCGCAGCAACAACTCCTGGATGCACAACAGCCCGCGCCTTACGAAAGGCCGCGATCGCTGCACCCTCTACATGCACCCCGCGGACGCCCGCGACCGCGGTCTGGAGAACGGCCGGCGCGTGCGCGTCACCTCCCGGGCGGGTTCGGTGGTGGCTCCGCTCGAGGTCACGGAGGCCATGATGCCGGGGGTGGTGAGCCTGCCCCACGGGTGGGGCCATGACCGGGAGGGAACCCGCCTGACCGTGGCCAGGGCCACCCCCGGGGTGAGCCTCAACGACCTGACCGACGAGCGCCTCGTCGACGCCCTCTGCGGGAATGCGGGTTTCAGCGGAGTGCCGGTCCAGGTAGCGGCTTTCGGCTGA
- the smc gene encoding chromosome segregation protein SMC — translation MRVETVEIIGFKSFCDRQELSFKAGVTGIVGPNGCGKSNISDAISWVLGEQSVKSLRGAAMEDVIFAGSQSRQPLGMAEVNLKVSGLNGTSPDGNPECVVTRRLYRNGESEYLMNGHVCRLRDIHELFMDTGLGSKAYSIIEQGKIGLILSSKPADRRALIEEAAGITKYKARRRQTSLKLEAAQQNLLRVNDIVHEVEKQLESLKRQASKARRYRVVREEMQGVERVLFGRRFLDLQERAKSLEERRRVEAEREQAVTIALEAEEAHTEARRHALYEEEARLEAVRHRLHELTLSVDRHQSRSGYCQQQITETRTRAAEAAVEAAELEARVGPLAEALLVRRGEESRLRAERQAAEQDTQTAEAAVQEAAAHQAALEAKQEQARDGQVGIMGRTAALQNARASVSARAERAGTDLLKLAAERQELEREQARVVELREGARILGEEAESLRAGFLRERDDAARRAGEARARAEARAHEADLQQSDRDSLAGRRASLEEIVATHSAFDEGTRALLAGPAGIEVLGVVADALETDSAHERAVEAFQGDSLQAVLTPDASHALRGIRYLEEAGAGRGTFLPLATAGAARPGGPLREIAEKEPRVRGLLSDHYRVTGPHAAAIHAALPDALVVESLEDALEIAARHGGVACATLVGETLRGSLVQGGRDVRGLLAPRREIREITARQGELEALLAATRSEEAREAGGAEAAAEEARRLDERIHAAEKELVVVRRDAAAAEEEGVRLDRKAAVLETERSQAEEEQSAAAVRMAEIEHALQAAEAEREEGSSRLAGLATLVVEARAAAEATQARWSEARSTLAALRERLAAAEAEGRRLEQDHTELGERIAAARDRVREMEARGEQLAAELREGERQLAEALVERDRVTGEVAGAEDRVRDVRNELEGRELGLKERRRERELLRDALSELEVGAARTSSDLDHLARECHQAVGQTAAEAAAGLREEDRAEDLPALEARVQELREKLDRMGAVNILAVEQAQELEERHTFLVAQRQDLLESIAELDQAIKKIDRTSRERFAEAFQVINQHFGEIFRRLFGGGTAGLSLIDEEDLLESGIDVMAQPPGKRLQNVMLLSGGEKALTAIALLFAIFQHKPSPFCILDEVDAPLDDANIGRFAKMLEGMKDQTQFVLITHSRKTMEIADQLYGVTMEEPGVSKLVSVKFG, via the coding sequence ATGCGCGTGGAGACGGTCGAGATCATCGGCTTCAAGAGCTTCTGCGACCGGCAGGAGCTGTCCTTCAAGGCCGGTGTGACCGGCATCGTCGGCCCCAACGGCTGCGGCAAGAGCAACATCTCCGACGCGATCTCCTGGGTCCTGGGTGAGCAGAGCGTCAAAAGCCTGCGCGGCGCCGCCATGGAGGACGTCATCTTCGCGGGCAGCCAGTCGCGCCAGCCCCTGGGCATGGCCGAGGTCAACCTCAAGGTCTCGGGCCTGAACGGCACCAGCCCCGACGGCAACCCCGAATGCGTCGTGACCCGGCGCCTTTACCGCAACGGCGAGAGCGAATACCTGATGAACGGGCACGTCTGCCGTTTGCGGGACATCCACGAGCTGTTCATGGACACCGGCCTCGGCTCCAAGGCCTACTCCATCATCGAGCAGGGCAAGATCGGGCTCATCCTTTCCAGCAAGCCCGCGGACCGGCGGGCCCTCATCGAGGAGGCGGCCGGGATCACGAAGTACAAGGCGCGCCGGCGCCAGACCTCGCTCAAGCTGGAGGCCGCCCAGCAGAACCTCCTCCGCGTCAACGACATCGTCCACGAGGTGGAGAAGCAGCTAGAGAGCCTGAAGCGGCAGGCGAGCAAAGCCCGGCGCTACCGGGTCGTGCGCGAGGAGATGCAGGGAGTGGAGCGGGTGCTCTTCGGCCGCCGCTTCCTCGACCTGCAGGAGCGGGCCAAGAGCCTCGAAGAGCGCCGGCGGGTGGAGGCCGAGCGCGAGCAGGCGGTTACCATCGCCCTCGAGGCCGAGGAGGCCCACACCGAAGCCCGCCGCCATGCCCTCTACGAGGAAGAGGCCCGCTTGGAGGCGGTCCGCCACCGCCTCCACGAGCTGACCCTGTCCGTAGACCGCCACCAGAGCCGGAGTGGCTACTGCCAGCAGCAGATTACCGAGACGCGCACCCGGGCCGCGGAGGCGGCGGTGGAAGCGGCCGAGCTGGAGGCCCGCGTGGGCCCGCTCGCGGAGGCGCTGCTCGTACGGCGGGGGGAAGAGAGCCGGCTGCGGGCCGAGCGGCAAGCGGCGGAGCAGGATACACAGACGGCGGAGGCGGCGGTTCAGGAGGCGGCCGCCCACCAAGCCGCCCTCGAGGCCAAGCAGGAGCAAGCCCGCGACGGCCAGGTGGGGATCATGGGCCGCACCGCCGCCCTCCAGAATGCGCGCGCGTCGGTCTCCGCGCGGGCGGAGCGGGCGGGGACCGATCTTCTCAAACTGGCGGCGGAGCGGCAGGAGCTGGAGCGCGAGCAGGCGCGGGTCGTCGAGCTGCGGGAGGGCGCCCGCATCCTGGGCGAGGAGGCGGAGTCCCTCCGGGCCGGGTTCCTTCGGGAGAGGGACGACGCGGCCCGGCGCGCGGGCGAGGCCCGAGCGCGGGCCGAGGCCCGGGCCCACGAGGCCGACCTCCAGCAGAGCGACCGGGACAGCCTGGCCGGCCGGCGGGCCTCGCTCGAAGAGATCGTGGCCACGCACTCCGCCTTCGACGAGGGCACGCGGGCACTGCTCGCGGGACCGGCCGGGATCGAGGTGCTGGGGGTGGTGGCCGATGCCCTCGAGACCGACTCCGCCCATGAGCGCGCGGTGGAGGCCTTCCAGGGCGACAGCTTGCAGGCCGTGCTCACCCCCGACGCCTCCCATGCCCTCCGCGGCATCCGCTACCTAGAGGAGGCGGGCGCCGGCCGCGGCACCTTCCTGCCCCTGGCCACGGCGGGGGCGGCCCGGCCGGGCGGCCCCCTCCGCGAGATCGCGGAAAAGGAGCCGCGGGTGCGCGGTCTCTTGAGCGACCACTACCGCGTGACCGGCCCTCACGCCGCCGCCATTCACGCCGCCCTGCCCGACGCCCTCGTGGTCGAGAGCCTGGAGGACGCCTTAGAGATCGCGGCCCGTCACGGGGGGGTGGCCTGCGCAACCCTGGTCGGGGAGACGCTTCGGGGGTCCTTGGTCCAGGGCGGCCGCGACGTCCGGGGGCTGCTCGCCCCGCGCCGGGAGATCCGCGAGATCACGGCCCGGCAAGGGGAGCTGGAGGCGCTACTCGCGGCTACCCGCAGCGAAGAGGCGAGGGAGGCCGGGGGCGCGGAGGCCGCAGCCGAGGAGGCGCGCCGGTTGGACGAGCGCATCCACGCGGCGGAGAAGGAGCTGGTGGTGGTCCGCCGCGACGCGGCCGCGGCGGAGGAGGAGGGAGTGCGGCTCGACCGCAAGGCGGCCGTGCTGGAGACGGAGCGGAGCCAGGCCGAGGAGGAGCAGAGCGCGGCCGCCGTCCGAATGGCCGAGATCGAGCATGCGCTCCAGGCCGCAGAGGCGGAGCGGGAAGAGGGCAGTTCGCGCCTGGCAGGCCTGGCTACGCTGGTGGTGGAAGCACGGGCCGCGGCGGAGGCCACCCAGGCCCGCTGGTCGGAGGCGCGGAGCACTCTGGCCGCCCTTCGCGAGCGCCTGGCCGCGGCGGAGGCCGAGGGCCGGCGTCTGGAACAGGACCACACCGAGCTCGGGGAGCGGATCGCGGCCGCCCGGGACCGGGTCCGGGAGATGGAGGCCCGGGGGGAGCAGCTCGCGGCCGAGCTTCGGGAGGGCGAGCGGCAACTGGCGGAGGCCCTGGTCGAACGCGACCGCGTGACGGGCGAGGTGGCGGGGGCGGAGGATCGGGTGCGCGATGTGCGCAACGAGCTGGAGGGGCGCGAGCTCGGCCTCAAGGAACGCCGCCGCGAGCGGGAGCTGCTGCGCGACGCGCTCTCCGAGCTGGAGGTCGGGGCCGCCCGAACCTCCTCCGATCTGGACCACCTGGCCCGCGAGTGCCACCAGGCCGTTGGCCAGACCGCGGCGGAGGCGGCCGCCGGCCTCCGCGAGGAGGACCGGGCGGAGGACCTCCCTGCCCTGGAGGCGCGGGTCCAGGAGCTGCGCGAGAAGCTGGACCGGATGGGAGCGGTCAACATCCTGGCCGTGGAGCAGGCTCAGGAGTTGGAGGAGCGCCATACCTTCCTCGTGGCCCAGCGCCAGGATCTGCTGGAGTCCATCGCCGAGCTCGACCAGGCCATCAAGAAGATCGACCGCACGTCCCGCGAGCGCTTCGCGGAAGCTTTCCAGGTCATCAACCAGCACTTCGGCGAGATCTTCCGCCGGCTCTTCGGGGGCGGCACCGCCGGGCTCTCCCTCATCGACGAGGAGGACCTCTTGGAGAGCGGCATCGACGTGATGGCCCAGCCCCCGGGCAAGCGGCTCCAGAACGTCATGCTGCTGTCGGGAGGGGAGAAAGCCCTCACTGCTATCGCGCTCCTCTTCGCGATCTTCCAGCACAAGCCCTCGCCCTTCTGCATCCTGGACGAGGTGGACGCTCCCCTCGACGACGCCAACATCGGCCGCTTCGCCAAGATGCTGGAAGGCATGAAGGACCAGACCCAGTTCGTACTGATCACCCACAGCCGCAAGACCATGGAGATCGCCGACCAGCTCTACGGGGTGACCATGGAGGAGCCCGGCGTCTCCAAGCTCGTGAGCGTCAAGTTCGGCTAG
- a CDS encoding alkaline phosphatase family protein encodes MNHHPRRLLVFAALLFLAPGGRLPAEPPPIRPRLVLVLTIDQMRFDYLTRFGPLFKGGFRRLLDRGAVFTNARYAHACTETGPGHATILSGRHPSHSGVIANAWFDALLGQRINVVDDPVVSTVGGSGRGASPANFIGFTFGDFLKLRSPASRVVGVSLKDRGAILPAGPRADGAYWYETEGGRFVTSTYYRSTPPAWLEAWNQRHPVDAHGGGTWNRLLSDESVYRQFAGEDDVKGEWDGKDTVFPHRIRGMPPSREFYEDFRRTPFADEVTLDLSLAAMAGHELGVREATDVLAISFSATDIIGHTYGPDSQELMDQMLRLDLTLQRLLDAVEARVGPDRTLLVLTADHGVLPLVEVLQARGVDARRVPPGVFEKAVSEALAARFPRAKGLVASADGPDFYLDLAALRRQGLRREEVEATIEKALLGTGAIAAVYTHARLLGEAPPDDPFFPLFQNAFFEPRSPHIVSRVKEHVYVGDRTGGTGHGTAYDYDRHVPLVFLGAAIKPGSYPEPCGPEDIAFTLARLLWLDYPKLDATRALTEMMR; translated from the coding sequence GTGAATCACCATCCCCGCCGCCTGCTCGTCTTCGCCGCCCTCCTCTTCCTCGCCCCCGGTGGTCGGCTGCCCGCGGAGCCGCCACCCATCCGGCCCCGGCTGGTCCTCGTGCTGACCATCGACCAGATGCGCTTCGACTATTTGACGCGCTTCGGGCCCCTCTTCAAGGGCGGCTTCCGGAGGCTGCTCGACCGCGGGGCGGTCTTCACGAATGCGCGCTACGCCCACGCCTGCACCGAGACCGGCCCCGGCCACGCTACCATCCTCTCCGGTCGGCACCCCAGCCACTCCGGCGTGATCGCCAATGCCTGGTTCGACGCCCTGCTCGGTCAACGAATCAACGTGGTGGACGATCCCGTGGTGTCCACGGTGGGGGGCTCGGGGCGGGGGGCCTCACCCGCGAACTTCATCGGCTTCACCTTCGGTGACTTCCTCAAGCTTCGCTCCCCGGCCTCGCGGGTGGTGGGGGTGTCGCTCAAGGACCGGGGGGCCATCCTCCCCGCCGGCCCGCGCGCGGACGGCGCCTATTGGTACGAGACGGAGGGCGGACGCTTCGTCACCAGCACCTACTATCGGTCCACCCCTCCCGCCTGGCTCGAGGCGTGGAACCAGAGGCACCCGGTGGACGCCCACGGGGGTGGAACCTGGAACCGCCTGCTCAGCGACGAAAGCGTCTACCGGCAGTTCGCGGGCGAGGACGACGTCAAGGGCGAGTGGGACGGCAAGGACACGGTGTTCCCCCACCGGATCCGGGGAATGCCCCCGTCGCGGGAGTTCTACGAGGATTTTCGGCGCACGCCCTTCGCGGACGAGGTCACCCTTGACCTGAGCCTGGCCGCCATGGCCGGCCATGAGCTCGGCGTCCGCGAGGCGACCGACGTGCTCGCCATCAGCTTCTCCGCCACCGACATCATCGGCCACACCTACGGGCCCGACAGCCAGGAGCTCATGGACCAGATGCTGAGGCTGGACCTCACCCTGCAAAGGCTGCTGGACGCGGTCGAGGCCCGGGTCGGCCCCGACCGCACGCTTCTCGTCCTGACCGCCGACCACGGCGTCCTGCCCCTGGTGGAGGTGCTCCAGGCGCGGGGGGTGGACGCCCGCCGCGTCCCCCCCGGGGTCTTCGAGAAGGCGGTGAGCGAGGCTCTGGCCGCCCGCTTCCCGAGAGCCAAAGGCCTCGTCGCGAGCGCGGATGGCCCCGACTTCTACCTCGATCTTGCCGCCCTTCGCCGCCAGGGCTTGCGGCGGGAGGAGGTGGAGGCCACGATCGAGAAGGCCCTTCTGGGAACGGGGGCCATCGCCGCCGTCTACACCCATGCCCGTCTGCTCGGGGAGGCGCCCCCCGACGATCCCTTCTTCCCCCTCTTCCAGAACGCCTTCTTCGAGCCGCGCAGCCCCCACATCGTGTCGCGGGTGAAAGAGCACGTCTATGTCGGGGACAGGACGGGAGGGACGGGCCACGGAACCGCTTACGATTACGACCGCCACGTCCCCCTCGTCTTCCTGGGGGCGGCGATCAAGCCCGGTTCCTACCCCGAGCCCTGCGGCCCGGAGGACATCGCCTTCACCCTCGCTCGGCTCCTGTGGCTCGACTACCCCAAGCTCGACGCCACGCGCGCCCTCACGGAAATGATGCGCTGA
- a CDS encoding GspE/PulE family protein: MAELAVPLRADAEPGLTSGDWGRARAQARALGLPFEPLEGVPDDPALWSEAPLELLVRFGCAPVGREGARLILAFGDLEDLSRVDELEFLLERPLEAVVAPAERVAALLRRHRGGEILLEQASEGLRLQFVADDETDAVDDRGRPTESPIVRLVDSLILGAIDRRASDIHLETKDREVLAKYRIDGVLYPALEPLDKRHHETILSRIKVMSELDIAEKRVPQDGRFRLRVKGRTIDFRVSVMPSIYGEDAVIRILDKESLNAAFRRLRLDVLGFSEADLRKLRKYVTEPYGMVVVTGPTGSGKTTTLYAALSEIATPEDKIITIEDPVEYQIPGITQVPVNEKKGLTFARGLRSILRHDPDKIMVGEVRDPETAQIAVQSALTGHLVFTTVHANNVFDVIGRFLHMGVEPYNFVSALNCVMAQRLVRVLCMRCRREAEIAEPQLRESGLDPDIYHDQAFHESIGCEECGGTGFRGRTAVAELLDMSDRIRQMILERRPAAEIKQAAREEGMTFLRDSALEKVFAGVTTLREINKVTFVQ; encoded by the coding sequence ATGGCCGAGCTCGCGGTGCCCCTGCGTGCCGACGCCGAGCCGGGGCTGACGTCCGGGGACTGGGGAAGGGCCCGCGCCCAGGCCCGGGCCCTGGGCCTTCCCTTCGAGCCTCTGGAGGGGGTCCCGGATGATCCCGCCCTCTGGTCAGAGGCGCCCCTGGAGCTGCTGGTGCGCTTCGGCTGCGCCCCCGTGGGCAGGGAGGGGGCGCGCCTCATCCTGGCTTTCGGCGACCTCGAGGACCTCTCAAGGGTCGACGAGCTCGAGTTCCTGCTCGAGCGGCCGCTCGAGGCGGTGGTCGCGCCCGCGGAGCGGGTGGCCGCGCTCCTCCGCCGCCACCGAGGGGGCGAGATCCTGCTCGAGCAGGCCAGCGAGGGCCTGCGCCTGCAGTTCGTGGCCGACGACGAGACGGACGCGGTGGACGACCGCGGCCGGCCCACGGAGAGCCCGATCGTGCGCCTGGTGGACTCCCTCATTCTGGGGGCCATCGACCGACGGGCATCGGACATCCACCTCGAGACCAAGGACCGCGAGGTGCTGGCCAAGTACCGCATCGACGGCGTGCTCTACCCGGCCCTGGAGCCCCTGGACAAGCGGCACCACGAGACGATCCTGAGCCGGATCAAGGTGATGTCCGAGCTGGACATAGCGGAAAAACGCGTTCCCCAGGACGGACGCTTCCGGCTGCGCGTGAAGGGGCGCACCATCGACTTCCGCGTGTCCGTGATGCCCTCCATCTACGGGGAGGACGCGGTCATCCGGATCCTGGACAAGGAGTCGCTGAACGCGGCCTTCCGGCGCCTGCGCCTCGACGTGCTGGGCTTCTCCGAGGCCGATCTGAGGAAGTTGCGCAAGTACGTGACCGAGCCCTACGGGATGGTAGTGGTCACCGGCCCCACCGGCAGCGGCAAGACCACCACCCTCTACGCCGCCCTCTCCGAGATCGCCACCCCCGAGGACAAGATCATCACCATCGAGGACCCGGTGGAGTACCAGATCCCGGGGATCACCCAGGTGCCGGTGAACGAGAAGAAGGGGCTCACCTTCGCCCGGGGGCTGCGTTCCATCCTCCGCCATGACCCCGACAAGATCATGGTGGGGGAGGTCCGCGACCCCGAGACCGCGCAGATCGCGGTGCAGTCCGCCCTCACCGGCCATCTGGTCTTCACCACCGTGCACGCCAACAACGTATTCGACGTGATCGGCCGCTTCCTCCACATGGGGGTGGAGCCCTATAACTTCGTTTCCGCCCTCAACTGCGTCATGGCCCAGCGCCTGGTGCGAGTGCTGTGCATGCGCTGCCGGCGGGAGGCGGAGATCGCGGAGCCCCAGCTTCGGGAGTCGGGCCTCGACCCCGACATCTACCACGACCAGGCCTTCCACGAGTCGATCGGGTGCGAGGAGTGCGGAGGGACGGGCTTCCGGGGCCGGACGGCGGTGGCCGAACTCCTCGACATGTCGGACCGCATCCGGCAGATGATCCTGGAGCGACGCCCGGCCGCGGAGATCAAGCAAGCGGCGCGGGAGGAGGGGATGACCTTCCTCCGCGATTCCGCGCTGGAGAAGGTCTTTGCCGGCGTCACCACCCTGCGCGAGATCAACAAAGTCACCTTCGTGCAGTAA